GTCGGTCCACACCACAACCGCCCGCGTTGGGCCGGGGTTGGAGTCATCATGGGCGTCATGGGTATGGGCGTCATGGGGTGGGCGGCGGCCACTCGCATGGGCCGGGGGTGCGCGTCTTGATCGTGACGCGGCCCGCACCGGCGGCCTCGAGGACGGCGCGCACCGCTATGGACGCGCGTTCGTTCGCCTGCGTCAGCACGTCGGCCGCGCAGGCGCCCTCGACGATCCGCGTGAGGGCGTAGCGCTCGGCGCGTGATTGGAGGTCGGGGTCGACCGGGCCGAAGAGGCTGCGGCGCAGGTCGTAGACGCGGGAGCGCTCGACGTCGATCGCGGCGCCGAGGATCTCGGGCGCCGGAAGCTCGACGGTCACCGACTCGGCTTCCGGCCCGATCGGCTCGCCCGAGCGGCGTTCGATGTCGACATCGCCTGTGCGCAGCTTCGACAGGTCGACGCCGGCCCGGACCTGGCCGTTGGCGATATAGAGCAGCTCGGTCGAGCCGATCGTGAAGCCGCCGATCTCGCGGGACTGCGACTCCGAGACGACGGTTTCGAGCGTGTAGACCATCGTCGTGAGCTCGGCGGCCTCTTGCAGCCGCTCGACGATGACGGATTTTGCGGTCAGCGCCGGCGTCGGGTTCGGCCGCGGGCTGAACGCGTTCGAGACGTCGTCGAGGAAGGCGTCGCCGCGGCGGTAAAGGCCGTAGAGGATCAGCGCGGCGACGACGAGGAGTGCGCCGAGGCCAGCCACGAATACCGCGGCGGCGATGACGGGCCACGAGCGGCCGGGTCGCGGCAGGCGCGACGGGTGCGAGACGTCGTCGTCGGGCGAACGGGTCGATGGCCAATCGCCGGCGGGCGGCGGCGTACGGCGGAGGGTCGGCGGGCGATGCTCGGGCGGGGTGTCGGTGGTCATCGCACTAGAATAGGCGGCGAGCCGCGGCGCGGCCAGCTTCCAACGGCCGAACGACAAGGGTCACCCGTGCGCGTTCACATCCTCGACCTGAACTTCATGGCCCTCGACCACGCCGTCGCCGCCTTCGCCATCGAAGGGCCGGACGGCTGGGCGCTCGTCGAGACCGGACCCGGCTCGACGCTGCCGGCGCTCGTCGATGGTCTGGCGGCGCTCGGCGTCCATCCGACCGAGTTGGCCGGCGCGCTCGTGACGCACATCCACCTGGACCACGCCGGAGCGGCGGGCTGGCTGGCGCGCCGAGGCGTCCCGATCTACGTCCACCCCGTCGGCGCGCCCCACCTCGTCGACCCGTCGCGCCTCGTCGCCAGCGCGACGCGGATCTACGGAGATGAAATGGACCGGCTGTGGGGGGCGATCCTGCCGGCGCCAGCCGATCGGGTGAACGCGGTCGAGGACGGCGCGACCGTCGAGGTCGCCGGGCTCACGTTCCGGGCTGTCGCAACACCCGGCCACGCGAAGCACCACCACGCCTGGCGGGTGGGCGACGCGCTGTTCACGGGCGACGCGGGCGGCGTGCGCTTGCCGGGCAGCCGGCTGGTGGCCGTGCCGGCGGTGCCGCCGGAGTTCGATCCGGACGCGTGGCGGACGACGATGGATCGCCTGCTCGCGGAGTGCGCTGCCCTGCCGGCGACGACGCTGTACCTGACCCACTTCGGCGCGGTCGCCGATGGCCGGTGGCACTTCGAGCGGTTGCGCGAGGAGCTTGGCGACGTCGTCGCGTTCATCGGCGGGCAGTTCGACGAGGGCATGGATCGGGATACGATCTTGCGACTTTATGTCGAGTGGTCGCGGGCACGGGCGTTGGAGGCGGGCGTGGATGCGGCCGAGTTGGCGCGGTTCGAGGCAGCGAACCCGTTCGGTGTGAGCGTGGATGGGGTGCTCAGATGGTTGGGAAGGCGAGCGGGGTAGCTTATCGCCGGCCTACCGCACCCCCTCCCCGCCAAACACCCCCATATGCCCCAGATCATCGCTCCCCGCCACCGCCACCCGCACCTCCGCCCCCACCGGCACTCCGTTGATCACCGTCTCAGTGCCCCGCGACCATTGGACGGCCCGGTAGGCCGGCTCGCCCGCCAGACGCCAGGCGACGTAGTAGCCTTTGACGTCGGGATTGGGCAGCGCATCCCACGTCACCCGCAGTCGATCCCCGCCCGGTGATTCCGTCGCCCCCGCCGCAGTCCCCGCCGCCACCGCCTCCACCACGAGCCGCGGCGCCGCCACCTCGCCGACCGGCGCAAGGGCCAGGTTGGCGGCGACGGCGACGTTCAGCCGGACGACGGCGGCCTGATAGGCCGGGTCGAGGCGCTCGGCCGTGTCGGACACGGCGTGCCGGCGGCCCGCATCCTCGATCGCGTCCATCAGCCGGATCGCCGGGTAGCCGGCTTCCGTGAAGGCCATGTGATCCCCGCCTTCGGCGTCGACATCGGCCGTCGGAACGGCCTCGACGGCCAGCGGACCGGCCGGCGCCCCGAGCGCGCCGGCGTAGCGTGCCGCGACGACGGCGGCGTAGCGCGCCAGGCGCCGGGAGGGCCCACCGTCCGCACCGGCCGAGAAGGCGCGCACGCTCGCCGGCTGCCGCGCCCCACCGGCGCCGGCCGCGCCGCCGACGACGTCGTTGTTCAGCACGGCGACGATCCCGAGGCCGAGCTCGCGCGCGTGGGCCGCGTGGTGCTTGGCGCCGAACTGGCCCTCCTCCTTGGCCGCGGTTGCCAGCAGCCGGACCGTGGCGTCCCATTGCCGCCGGCCCATGACCCGCGCCAGCTCGAGGAGCGCTGCCGTGCCCGACGCGTTGTCGGACGCGCCCGGCGCATCGCTCGCCCCGTCGTCGAGGGCGCTCGTACGGGAGTCGTAGTGGGCGATGACGTAGACGAACCGCTTGTCGCGTCCGATGCCGGTCAGCGTGGCCACGACGTTCTGCTGCTCCGTCGAGCGTCCGGCGAACGTCAGCGGGAAGGGTTCGGCCTGGGCCACGATCTGGCTGACCGAGCTGCGCCCGATCTGCTCGAAGCGCTCGCGCAGCCACTGCCGCGCCGGCCCGACACCGCGCGCACCGCCCTCGGGGCTCGAGAGCGCGTGGCGCGTGCCCAACGAGGCCA
Above is a window of Candidatus Avedoeria danica DNA encoding:
- a CDS encoding DUF4230 domain-containing protein; translation: MTTDTPPEHRPPTLRRTPPPAGDWPSTRSPDDDVSHPSRLPRPGRSWPVIAAAVFVAGLGALLVVAALILYGLYRRGDAFLDDVSNAFSPRPNPTPALTAKSVIVERLQEAAELTTMVYTLETVVSESQSREIGGFTIGSTELLYIANGQVRAGVDLSKLRTGDVDIERRSGEPIGPEAESVTVELPAPEILGAAIDVERSRVYDLRRSLFGPVDPDLQSRAERYALTRIVEGACAADVLTQANERASIAVRAVLEAAGAGRVTIKTRTPGPCEWPPPTP
- a CDS encoding MBL fold metallo-hydrolase — translated: MRVHILDLNFMALDHAVAAFAIEGPDGWALVETGPGSTLPALVDGLAALGVHPTELAGALVTHIHLDHAGAAGWLARRGVPIYVHPVGAPHLVDPSRLVASATRIYGDEMDRLWGAILPAPADRVNAVEDGATVEVAGLTFRAVATPGHAKHHHAWRVGDALFTGDAGGVRLPGSRLVAVPAVPPEFDPDAWRTTMDRLLAECAALPATTLYLTHFGAVADGRWHFERLREELGDVVAFIGGQFDEGMDRDTILRLYVEWSRARALEAGVDAAELARFEAANPFGVSVDGVLRWLGRRAG
- a CDS encoding M28 family peptidase, with product MPIIDDVRTPRPTAPLPVRRRLAARSAALAAAAALAVSGGCRGAPAPDERAESTAASVVAGTAEAPLAPGALPTYTLGPPGVMGLATAGSADGSSVAPGGGGNAPPSNGNPPPAEGLPAPTPRPSEAVAAAGPPPTDPAIVDLMGAVSADRLRADVVKLASLGTRHALSSPEGGARGVGPARQWLRERFEQIGRSSVSQIVAQAEPFPLTFAGRSTEQQNVVATLTGIGRDKRFVYVIAHYDSRTSALDDGASDAPGASDNASGTAALLELARVMGRRQWDATVRLLATAAKEEGQFGAKHHAAHARELGLGIVAVLNNDVVGGAAGAGGARQPASVRAFSAGADGGPSRRLARYAAVVAARYAGALGAPAGPLAVEAVPTADVDAEGGDHMAFTEAGYPAIRLMDAIEDAGRRHAVSDTAERLDPAYQAAVVRLNVAVAANLALAPVGEVAAPRLVVEAVAAGTAAGATESPGGDRLRVTWDALPNPDVKGYYVAWRLAGEPAYRAVQWSRGTETVINGVPVGAEVRVAVAGSDDLGHMGVFGGEGVR